ACATACGTCTCCGTAGGGATTGAAGGGGCCGGTATGGGAGTGATCTCTCTTTCCACAATGTGGGCGCAGCAGGACCGCTTCGAGGACATCGAGGCGTTCCGGAAGGCGGCGGCGGCGTTCGGCTACACAGCCATCGAGGTGAGCCATTCGACGGACGCGCCCCGGCTCGAGCAACTGATGCGGGACGGGCCGATCCCGCTGTCGAGCCTGCACGCGCCCACGCCCCGCACGAGGCTGGCGGACGGACGCTGGAACGGCGACGCCAACCTGGCGGACCCGGACGAGGACGCACGCCGCGTGGCGGTGGAGCACCACATCAGGACGATTGACTACGCGGCGAAGGCCGGCCTGCGCTTCGTCGTCGTGCACCTGGGCGGCGTCGGGCCGTCCATGACCGAGTGGGAGCGGCAACTGCGGCGGTTGTACGACGCCGGAGTGCGGGAGGGCGAGGAGGTCGAGGCGCTGCGTGAACAATGCCGCCGGCACCGCAGGGCGGACCAGGAGCGGCATTTCGAAGCGGCGCGCCGGTCGCTGAAGGAGCTGACGGAGCATGCCTCGCGGTACGGCATCGCTCTCGGCCTCGAGAACCGCTACCACTACCACGAGTTCCCGGACCCGGACGAGGCAGAGGCGCTCCTCGCCGACTACACCAACGACGTCGCGGGCTACTGGCACGACGTGGGACACGCGGAGGTGCAGCACCGGCTCGGGCTGATCGACCGGCACGCCTGGTTCCCGCGCCTGACGCCGCGTACGATCGGGACACACCTGCACGACGTCGACGGCATCGGGGACCACCGCGCGCCCGGGGCGGGAGACGTCGACTGGTCCTACATCGCGGCGGGACTGCCGAAGACGGCGCTGCGGGTGCTGGAGATCGACCAGCGTCAGCCGGACGACATGGTGGCGCGGGCGCCGGAGTTCCTGCGGGACAAAGGAGTGGTCCCTTAGCGAGAGGTCTTACAATTTGTGAGACGTAGTACGTACCAGGCGGCTCTCTGCGAGCGCGATGGGGGTGAAGTCGTCAGCTTGGATACCGACGTCGACAGCATATCCGGCGTGCACAGGATCGAGCCCTGATGCTGATGTCCCGCCTTTTTGGCCGCACACTGCGGGAGGTGCCCGGGGACGCCGAGCACGAGTCGCACCGGCTCATGCTACGCGCGCGCCTCATCGAGCAGCTCGCGGCCGGCATCTACAGCTACCTCCCGCTGGGCTACCGGGCGCTGCGCAAGGTCGAGCAGATCGTGCGGGAGGAGATGGACGCTGCCGGCGGGCAGGAGATACTCATGCCGGCCATGCAGCCAATCGACCTCTGGGAGGAGAGCGGCCGCAGAGAGGCGATGGGCGAGACCTTGTTCACGCTCACGGACCGCCGCGAACGCCGTCTCGCCCTCGGCCCGACCCACGAGGAAGTCGTGGTGGACCTGTTCCGGCGCAACGTCCAGAGCTACCGAGAGCTACCGCAGCTCCTGTACCAGATCCAGACGAAGTTCCGGGACGAGCCGCGGCCGCGCATGGGCCTGGTGCGGGGCCGCGAGTTCGGCATGATGGACCTGTACAGCTTCGACGCTGACGTCGAAGGACTTGACCGCTCCTACCAGGCGATGTTCGAGGCGTATACACGCGTCTTCGAGCGCTGCGGCGTGCCGGCGATCCCGGTGCAGGCGGACTCAGGGGCTATCGGCGGCAAGGACAGCCAGGAGTTCATGCTCCTGACGGAGATCGGAGAGGACACGATCCTCCTCTGCCCCGGATGCGGCTACGCCGCGAACAGCGAGAAGGCCGACCACAAGAAGTTCCAGTTGCCGCCGGATGAGCCGCGCCCGCTGGAAGAAGTGGCGACCCCGGGCCAGAAGACCATCGACGACCTGGTGCGGTTCCTGGAGGTCCCGCACTGGAAGACCCTGAAGGCGGTGTTCTACTCCGCGGACCGGGAGCCGGTGTTCGTGGCGATCCGCGGCGACCTCGAGGTGAACGAGATCAAGCTAAAGAATGCGCTCAAGGCGAAGGACCTGCGGCTCCTGGGCGACGACGAGGTGCGGGAGTACGGCCTCGTCGCCGGTTCGGCGTCGCCTGTAGGCCTGAAGAACATGCGCGTTGTCGCGGACGACTCCGTGCTGGAATCGCCGAACCTGGTCGCGGGCGCGAACAAGCCGGACGTGCATTATCGAAACGTGAACTACGGCCGGGACTGGCAGGCCGCGATCGTCACGGACATCGCGCTGGCCCGGGCAGGCGACCCTTGCCCCAGGTGCGGGACGGGCCTCGAAGAGCGGCGCGGGATCGAGATGGGCCACATCTTCAAGCTCATGACGGTGTACAGCGAGAAGATGGGCGCGCGATACCTGGATGCCGAAGGCCAGAGCCAGCTTGCCGTCATGGGCTGCTACGGGATCGGCACCTCGCGGCTCCTGCAATGCATCGTGGAGGCGAACAGGGACGAAAAAGGCATCGTCTGGCCGGCCTCGGTCGCGCCGTACCAGGTGCACCTCGTCGGCCTGGGCCTGGACCGGGAAGATGTCGCTGGCAAGGCGCGGGCGCTGTACGACGCGCTGCGCGCCGCGGGCATCGAGACGCTGTTCGACGACCGGCCGGAGTCTCCGGGCGTGAAGTTCAACGACGCAGACCTGCTCGGGATGCCGCTGCGCGCGACGATAAGCCCGCGGAGCCTGGAAAGGGGCGCCGTAGAGGTCAAGCGGCGCAATTCGGCTGATGTCGAGCTCGTGCCGTACGAGGAGGCGGCGGCGCGCCTCGCGGCGATGATACGGGGCGCCTGAGGCCGCTTTCTCCTACTCTGCCCCGGTTGCCCGAAGGCCTGGACGAAGGTCTGACGCTGCAAAGGTTGCTGCCAGCCACATCGAGATGCGCCTCGACCGCGCACCGCGAGCGCCTGGTGTCGATGGCGCGGTGGGGCTCAGGGTGGTCGCCGGGTCAGGCCCGTTGGACGGTAGGGCTCGGTGACAGGACAATGAGCCGAGATTGACCGGGGGTGGCAGAGTATGGCGACAGCGGTTGGCAAGGCGTCCGACATCGGGCCGGGGCAGGTGAAGTCCTTCAGTGTCGACGGCAAGCAGGTGGCCGTCGCCAACATCGAGGGCAAGCTCTACGCGTTCAGCGACATCTGCACTCACATGGGCTGTCAGCTATCGGAAGGGCCGACGAGCGGCAACGTGATCGCCTGCGCGTGTCACGGAAGCCAGTTCGACATGACGAGCGGCGTCGTGGTGCGGGGGCCAGCGTGGATGCCTCTCACGACCTACACCGTCGAAGTGGTCGATGGCGAGCTGCGGCTCGAGGAGGTGGTCTACGAAGAGCCGGCGGCGCAGGCTGAGCCCGCAGCCGCCGCGGCCGCCGCGGCCCCCAGGCCAGCGGCCAGCGTCGCCGCGGCTCCGGCGAAGGCCGCCCAGGACCCCGGCGCCGTGCTCGACGCCCTTTCCAGAGTGCCCATGTTCTCCGGGTTGGGCCGCGAGGCCCTGGAAAACCTGCGCGCATTCACCTTCCGCCGTTCGTTCAAGACGGGGGCGATGATCGTCGAGGAGGGGCGCACGGGAAACGGCCTGTACGTCGTGCTTTCGGGCCGCGTCGAGGTCGTGAAGGGGATCCCGGCAGGCCGGCCGGAAGTGGTGGCCGTGCTGGGCCCGGGCGAGCCCTTCGGCGAGATGGCGCTGCTCGGCGAGTGGCCGCGCACGGCATCGGTGCGGGCGCTCGAGGACACGGAGTGCCTGGGTATGGACCGCTGGGTCTTCATGCACCAGGTGCGGCGGGAGCCGGAGATGGCGCTGAAGATGCTGCAGGTGCTTGCGCAGCGCCTGGCAAAGACGAACGAACGCATCGTCGAGTAGGGCGGCCGGCGCGACCCTGGCAGCGCGAGCAGTCGGCCCGCGCAGCAGCGGACTACGTTGTCGCGAAGGTGCCGGCCAGGTCGGACAGGGTAGCAGCAACCGGGCGGAGGACGGGCGGCGCGCCCTTCTCGGACGCGAGGAGGCCGGCGTAACTCGCCAGCTCGGTGAGCCTTTCGTTGAAGACCAGCCTCGCGGTCGCCGTGCTGGTGGGGATCACGGCGCCGCGGCTGAGACGAAAGCCCGGGCCCGCGTTCATGCCCGGGTATGACGGGCCGGCGGGCAATAGCGTGATCGTGCTGCCGAGCGGCTCGAGTACCTCCAACATCATGCGCACCGATGTGCGCGAGAGGTCCTGCAGCTGCTCCTCGGTCTCCTCGGCGTGCACGAAGAGGCGGCCGAGGATCTGGACCATGAGCTCGTAGCAGCCGTCGAAGAGGTTGCAGACGTCCTTGGACATGGGGTGGTCCAGGATGTTGATGTCGGGGCTCCCGGCGAGGTCGCTGGGAGGCATGGCGTACGGATTCGGGAGCACCGGCCGGGCAGGCTGGAAGTCAGGCTGCTCCAGAAGGATCGCCTCGTATTCGTCGTAGATCTGCTTGAACTTGTGGTAATGGGAGTCCACGGAGTCGACGCTCGCGCCCTCGCCCTGCTCGACGATGACGTTGATGGCAGCCAGGGCTGAATCGAGGTCGTGCACCGGGATGAGGCCGGGGAGGCGGAAGAAGCCGTCTGCCGTCTGGGCCTGGGGACGGCCAATGAACAGCCGATCCTCGCCGTACTTTTGCGCCAGGTACTGAAAGCCGTCCTCGATGCCGCGGTACAGCGTGCCCTGGGTCGAGTATTCGCGCTCGCTCGAGAAGACGTCAGAAAGGCCGCGGATGGCGAGCGGGTCGGAGTCATCCGGAGCCTCGGGCGGCAGGAGGCTCATGGGCAATTCGATTTCGATGAACTGCTTCAGGGTGTCCATGCCGAAAGGCGCGAGGGCAAGCTGAAACGTGGAGCCGTAAGCCTTCGGGCGGGTCGGAAGGTTCGGCCGGCGCAACTGGGGCGCGCCACCGATGGCGGTGAGAAGGTTGCAGACGGAGCCGAGATGGACCATCTCCTGGACGGCGACCTCTCGAATCAGCTGGCGCCAGTTGCGGATGCTCGAAAGCTGAGCAGGAGTGATGCCCTCACTGGTGTCGTTCTTGAGGGTGAAGTTGGCGAAGAGGTAGCAGCACATGATGGCGTGCTCGAGCTCCGCCGCTTCGGTCAGGAGGTAGATGAGCTGGGCGCGGTTTTCGATGCGGACCGGGGGCACGGTGGACTCCTTTAGGGCTTGCGGGCGCCAACAGCCGCGGGGCTGGTCAAGTTTCACACCTCCGGAGTCGAGGCGCCAGCGCGCGGAGGAATAGAGGAGCGGGCGGAGGACAAGACGGCCCGGACAGAGGTCTCCCGAAGTGTAGCGCCGCGGTGCCTTCCGGTCGGAGTCCTTTCTCCCGGTGGTCCTGCCCTAGCGGCGAAGCGGGCGGAAGAATTCGCGGATGTCCTCGACGAGGAGGCCGGGCTCTTCCATCGCTGCGAAGTGGCCCCCGCGGGGCATGGGCGTCCAACGCTGGAGATTGAAGGCCGCCTCCGCCTGGCGGCGGCTGGCGCGATAGATCTCGGCAGGGAAGTCGGCGACCGCGGTTGGGACTTCGACTCTGCCGGTAGGGACGGCCGGGCCGGCGCCGGATGCGGCGTGCGCGGCTTCGTAGTAGAGGCGCATCGAGGAATTGATGGTGCCGGTCACCCAGTAGATGGTGATGTTCGTGAGGATCTCGTCCTTAGTGAACCTGCGCTCGACGTCACCGCCGCAGTCGCTCCAGGCGCGCCATTTTTCCACGATCCAGGCGGCGAGGCCCGCCGGCGAGTCGTTGAGGGCGTAAGCAAGGGTCTGCGGCTTCGTGCCCTGGATCCGCTGGTAGCCGGTCTCCTCCTGGGCGAAGCGCGCGGCCCGCTCCGCGAGTAGCTTCTCCTCCTCCGACTCCGGGTCCGCTGGCGCGAGGCGCCCGCTGAGCATGTTCAGGTGGATGCCGGCAAGGGACTCCGGGAAGAGGCGCGCCATGGTGGTTGTGATGATGGAGCCCCAGTCGCCACCCTGGGCGGCAAAGCGCGCATAGCCCAGTTCGCCTGTCATGAGGCGGAGCAGCAGCTGCGCCATGCGCGCCGGCCCGAACCCGCGTTCAGTGGTCGGGCCGGAGAAACCGTAGCCGGGCAGGGAAGGCACGACGACGTCGAAGGCGTCGTCGGGGTTGGCGCCGTGGGCTGCGGGGTCGCTCAGCGGGCCGATGACTTTGTGCATTTCGTAGAAGCTGCCGGGCCAGCCGTGGGTGAGGAGCAGGGGCATCGGGCGCGGGCCGTTGCCGCGCGCGTGCACGAAATGGATGCGGACCCCGTCGACCTCCGCCAGGTACTGGGGCAACTGGTTGAGCTTAGCCTCCTGGGCGCGCCAGTCGAACCCGTCTATCCAGTACGAGACGAGCTCCCTCAAGTAGTCTCGGTCGGTGCCGTAGTCCCAGGCCGAGCCGGGTATCTGATCAGGCCAGCGGGTGCGCTGCAGCCGCTCCCTCAGGTCGTCCAGGACAGCGTCGGGCACTTCGATGCGAAAGGGGGTTACAGCCACTCGCGACCTCCAGCCAGAAGGATTGCCGCATTGTAGGCGCCGCGAAATGCGACCGCGAATTCGTTGACAGCGTCGCGGGGGCGGCATAGCCTTTGGCCCACTCGGGAGGAGGAGGCAGCGTGGCCGGGCCGCTAGCCGGTGTACGCATCCTGGATTTCACAACCCTCACGGCCGGCGGCGAGGCCACGGGTTACCTTTGCGACCTGGGAGCGGCGGTCATCAAGGTCGAGCCGCACGGCGGCGAGGTGGGGCGGAGGCTGAGCCGGCTTCCGTCAGGCGAGAGCGCCTTCTTTCTGCCACAGAACCGCGGGAAACGCTCGATCGTGATCGACCTCAAGCAGGCGGAGGGCCGGGACCTCGCGCTGCGCCTCGGTGCGTCCTGCGATGCCGTGGTGCACAACTTCAGAGTCGGCGCGATAGAGCGCCTGGGCCTGGGTTACGAGGACTTCCGGGCACTGAAGCCGGACATAATCTACGCCGAGTGCAGCGGCTACGGGCCACTTGGCCCGGACGCCGAATTGGAGAGCGTCGATATCCTCGGACAGGCGCGCTCGGGGGCGATGTCCGTGACCGGGGACGATTATCCAACGCCGGCCGGCTACATCATCACGGACTTCAGCGCCGCCATGCAGCTGGCGATCGGGCTCCTCTCGGCTCTGGTGTGGCGAATGCGGACGGGCGAGGGACAGAAGGTCCAGACCTCGATGCTCGGCGCAATGGTGACGGCACAGGGCTGGGAGCTGACGCACTACCTGGTGACCGGTGAGGAGCCGGCGCCCGGCGGACGGGGCCACCACCTCTTCGCGCGGGGCGTGTGGGGCGTGTACGAGACCGCGGACGGGCACATTGTCCTCAGCGGCCTTGACCCCGGAATGCTCGAAGCGCTTGCCAGCGAGCTCGGGGCGGAGGGGCTGCGGCGCTTCGCGGGCCTGGAGGCGGCGGAGCGCGCGCGCCTCTGGCGGGAGGTCATCGCCGAGTTGCGGCAGGCGTTCCGCTGCCATCCGACACAGTGGCTCTATGAAACGCTGCTGCGCCTGGGAGTGCGCTGTGCGCCGGCGCAGAACTACTCGCAGGTCGCCCGGGACCCGCAGGTGATCGCTAACAACTACATCGTCGAGATCGATCACCCTCGCTTGGGACGCACGCGCATGACAGGCAACCCCCAGCGCTTCAGCGCCACGCCAATAGAGCTGGCGACGACGGCGCCGGGCGTTGGAGAGCACACCCGGGAGGTGGCGCGCGAGGCCGGGCTCAGCGAGCAGGAGATCGCCGCGCTGATCGAGCGAAAAGTCATTGCAGGAGAAGACACATGACCACCGAACCGCCCGTACTGTACGAGCAGGATGGGCCGATCGTCACGGTGACGCTGAACCGGCCAGAGGTGATGAACAACTTCGGTGGCGGGCTGTTTCAGGCCCTGGGCGAGGCGGCGACGCGCTTCGCGGAGGACGAGTCGGCGCGGGTGATGATCCTTACCGGGCGGGGCCGCGCATTCTGTGCCGGCGCGGACCTGAAGGCGATCGAGGGCCGGATAAGGGAAGGCGGGCAGACCCAGATCGCGGCGCCGGCATCTGGGGAAAGCCGGCGCCGGAGCTTCTTCACGAACCCGAAGTTCACGCGGCGCACGAATATCTACAAGCCGATGATGGCGGCCGTCAACGGCTACTGCTTCGCGGGCGGGCTGGAGGTCATGCTCACCTGTCACTTCGCGATCGGGGCGGAGAGCTCGGAGTACGGCGTCCTGAACCGGCGCTGGGCCGTGCCGCTGGTTGACGGCGGGACATACCGGCTGCCGCAGGTCGTGGGGCTGTCCAACGCCCTGTATCTGATCCAGACCGGACGGCGGATCGACGCGCGCGAGGCGCACCGGATGGGCCTGATCCAGGAAGTCGTGCCCGACGACAAGCTCATGGAGCGAGCGCGCGAGCTGGCGTCCATCATGGCGGAGGTGCCGCAGTCGGGCCTCACGGGTGATACGGAATCGGTTCTGCGCGGCCTTGGGCGGCCGATCGACGACGCCCTGGCGCTGGAGGCAATCATCGGCAGCACCGTGAGCATCTCGGGCGAGGCTCTGGGGCGGTTCGTCTCGAAGAGCTACGACCCGGTCACCGGCGGCCGCCAGGCAGGCTAAGCCCTTCGGTCTTGTCAACTCCCCGAAATGCCGATACATTCTGTCCAGTTTTGTCATTGAGGAGATTGAGCGTGAGATAGGCAATCTCGATTTATCGTTCGCCTGCGCTCGTAAAGTAGGGCACCACGGGAAATGCTCGGGAGCAGATCGAAAGGAGCAACCACGGGAATGGCCGAGAACTACTGGCAGAAAATGAGCGCATCTCGCCTCAGCCGGCGACGCGCGCTCGGGGGCGCAGCCGGTCTAGGGCTTGCGACAGCCGCCCTCAGCCTGGTGGGCTGTGGCGGAGGCGGCGATGAGAAGGGAGCGAAAGGACCGCAGGATACGAGCGGCCTCCTGAGCTATCCGCAGGAGACCAAGGCCAAGGACGGCGGCGTCCACAAGATTGCCCTGCAGACGGACCTGACGACGTTCGACATGCTGACGACGTCGTCGTTCAGCACGCAGTACTACATCGGGTACTACGCCTACCCGAGGATGATGAAGTTCAAGTCGGCGAAGTACCCCAGCCCGCCGACGGCCGATACGGAGCCCGACCTGGCGGAGTCGTTCGAGGTCAGCGGCGACAAGCTGCAGGTGACTTTCAAGCTGCGCCAGGGGGCCAAGTGGGACCCGCGCGCACCCACGAGCAGCCGTCCGATCGACGCGGAGGACGTGAAGTGGTCGTGGGACAAATTCGCGTCCCTGAGCCCCCTGAAGGCTGACCTGGTCTACTCGGAGAGCAACAAGAGTGCGCCCGTGGAGTCGATCTCCACGCCGGACAGCCGCACCGTCATCTTCAAGATGAAGCAGCCGGACTCGTCGATTATCCCGCTGTTCGCGGCCGGCAGCCTCTTCTTCGTGAACCCGCGGGAGGCGGAAAACAAGTTCGACCCCAAGGGAGAGGTGCGCGGCTACGGCCCCTGGATGCTGGAGAACTACGAGCGGGACAACCGCTACGTCTGGGTGAAGAACCCGAACTGGTACCTGGCGAACCGCGTGCATCCCGAGAAGGTGGAAGTGCCCATCATCAAGGAGTACGCGCAGGGGCTGGCGCAGTTCCGCGCTGGCAACGTGTACAGCAGCACCTGGCTCGGGGCTCCGAACCAGACGGACATGATCCAGACCAAGAAGGACGTGCCGCAGACGCTGCTGCGCCAGGCAACGGGCTTCTCGACGGACCCGCACAAGATGACGTTCGGCTACGCGGAGGGGTCGCCGTTCCGCGACGAGCGCATGCGGAAGGCGCTGGCGATGCTGATCGACCGCGAGGTGGAAGCCGACTTCCGCTGGAACGTGAGCCAGTTCCGCAACATAGGCCTGCCCATGGAAGTCCGCTACCACAACACGGTGCCCGTCGGCTACGCGGACTACTGGCTGAACCCGCAGGACGAGAAGCAAATGCCCGGGCTGAGCCAGTACTTCAAGTACAACCCGGCGGAAGCCAAGAAGCTCATGGACGCGGCAGGCTATCGGGGCCAGGAGGTCCAGGGCATCTACATGGGCGAGTCCTTCTATGGCGCCCAGTACCTGAAGAACGCTGAGCTTGTCATCCAGATGGTGAACGAAGGCGGCATCAAGACGAAGCCGACCCCGAAGCTGTACACGACGGAGTACCTGACGCCGAACTACTACTACGCGTACAGCCCCACCGGGCGAGACAAGACGTACAGCGGCTTCATCACGCTCCTCGACCGCACGTATCCGACGATCGTCTCGCAGCTGTTCGCCACGGACCACGTGGACGGACCGCGGTTCCACGGCATGTCACCGAACGGGTTGAGCCCGGAGAAGGGCGACCCGCAGGTCAACAGCCTCATCGAGAAGATGAAGCTGGAGTTCGATGACAACAAGCTGACGGCGCTGCTGCACGAGCACCAGAAGTACATCATCAACAAGATGTACTACGTGCCCGGCGGCCCGTACCCAACGTCCGTGCAGTCCTTCAGCCTGATCTGGCCGGTGCTGGCCAACTGGGGCATCTGGTCGACGCTGCCGGCGACGGGCGTCTGGTGGGTCGAGTCGCTACTCGACCTGTGGATCGACAGCTCGAAGCCGCCGTTGGGGTCCGGATAAAGCGTAGAGCGCCGAGAAGAGCAGGCCGTGCCCGCCGTCAGAGGATGACGCGGGCACGGCCAGTATTACGGGCGCAAGGCGATCCGCGAGAAAGGTAAAGCATGCAGAAGTACGTGATGCAGCGCCTCTTGCTGTCGCTGCCTACGCTCGTGGGCATCACGGTCCTGGTGTTCGTGGGACTGCGGCTGTTCTTGCCGGCGAGCGTAGTCGACATAATCCTGGGGGAATACGGACGCACGGACCCGCAGCTGCGGGCGAACATCGAGAAAGAGCTGGGCCTGAGCTCGAGCATCCCGCAGCAGTACCTGACCTGGGTGGGCAACATGCTGCGCGGGGACATGGGCAAGTCTCTGCACAGCGGGTACGCCGTGACGGACGAGCTGGCAGCGCGCATCCCGGTAAGTGTGGAACTGGGCCTGTGGGGGCTGATCATGGCGCTGCTGATCGCGGTGCCGACGGGCATGTTCGCGGCGATCAAGCAGGACCGCTGGCCGGACTACGGGCTGCGGTCCGCCGCGATACTCGTCGACTCCGTGCCTTCGTTCTGGGTAGCGGTGCTGGTGATCACGTTCGGGAACCTTTGGTTTGGCTGGGTGCCCCCGCTGCACTATCAGCAGCTGTGGGAGGACCCTATACAGCACCTTTCGATCATGGCGGCGCCGGCGCTGATCATCGGCCTGACGCCGGCAGGGGGGCTCATCCGGCTGGTGCGCACGCAGATGCTCGAGGTGCTGCGGCAAGACTACGTGCGCACGGCGCACGCGAAGGGGCTTAGCCCGAACAGCGTGTTTTACAGGCACGCCCTGCGCAACAGCCTGCTGCCGGTGGTGACCGTCATCGGGCTGACGCTGCCACTGCTGATCGCCGGCACTGTCATATTCGAGAACATCTTCCTGCTGCCGGGCATGGGGCGCTACCTCCTGGCGGCGGTGATAGTGCTGGACTATCCGGTGATCCAGGCCGTGAACCTGATATTTGCCTTGATGCTCATCATTGCCGTGATCCTGGTCGACATCAGCTACGCGATGCTCGACCCGCGGATCCGGTTCACCTAAAAGGGAGCGGATATGGCGGTAACAAGCGTCGCCGGTTGGGAGCTAGAGGGTTACGAGAGGGTCCGGGAGCGGGCGCTCCCGGTCCGCGCGCTGGCAGGCGTCTGGAGCTTCGCCCGGCGCAAGCCACTGGGCTTCGCCTGCGGGATAGTGCTCCTGGTCCTGGTGATCATCGGCGACCTGTTCACGTTCACGATCAACAATGCGCTGCGCCTTGCGGGGCTCGAGAGTGACCCCATCCCGTACGTTGCCGACCTGGTAGCGCCCTACCCCTACACGCAGGGAGTGGAGCACATACGGCACGGGCACAGGCTGCAGCCAACGATACTGGGCGAAGGGCATGTGCTGGGCACGGATAACCAGGGGCGCGACGTCCTGAGCCGGATCATTTACGGCTCACGCGTCACAGTGGTGATCGGCTTTGGGGCCGTCGCGATCAGCGTGGTCCTATCGGCGAGCATCGCCATCGTGAGCGGCTATTACATGGGGTGGGTGGACAAGATCGGCCAGCGCGTCGTGGACATCTTTCAGTCGCTGCCGGGTCTGGCCGTGTTGATCACGGTCTTCGGGGTCTTCGGCCGCGGTTGGCTCGAGCTCATCGTCGTGATAGGCATTGTGGTCGGGGTGCCGGGGTCGCGCATCATCCGCAGCCAGGTGCTGTCAGTCATGGCGAGCCCGTACGTGGAGGCGGCGAGGACGATTGGCGCTGGGGACTGGCGGATCATGACGCGCTATGTCTTGCCGAACGTGATGGCGCTGATCATCCTCGCGGCGACGTTCCGGCTGGGCTCGGTGGTGCTGCTGGAGGCGACGCTGAGCTTCCTGGGGTTCGGAGTGCCGCCGCCATTCCCATCATGGGGTCAGATGCTGAGCCTGGACGGGCGCGAGTTCATGCGCGCCGCGCCGGGCCTGGCAATCTTCCCGGGGCTGGCAATCGGCCTTGCGGTGTTCTCGTTCAACCTGTTCGGAGACGCCCTGCGGGACGTGTGGGACCCGCGACTGCGGGGCAGCCGCTAGGCCGCGCGCGGGCCGTCGGAGCGCGCCAGCGGCAAAGCCGTTCGGTCGGGCCACGGCGCATGCATGTTGCCTTCGGCAGCTTTTCCGCGTAAATTCGCCACAGGCTTCGGCTTCAGGCAATCAAGTTATAGATTGTCTGAATCCGGCGCTCATGGTTTGCTCGTATCGAAGTTGGGAGAATCTGGGCAAACCGCGGGAGCGGGGCGCCGAAAGGAGACTGCACAGGAGCATGAGCGAAAACGGTTACTGGTCCAGGGTTAT
Above is a window of Dehalococcoidia bacterium DNA encoding:
- a CDS encoding proline--tRNA ligase, with amino-acid sequence MLMSRLFGRTLREVPGDAEHESHRLMLRARLIEQLAAGIYSYLPLGYRALRKVEQIVREEMDAAGGQEILMPAMQPIDLWEESGRREAMGETLFTLTDRRERRLALGPTHEEVVVDLFRRNVQSYRELPQLLYQIQTKFRDEPRPRMGLVRGREFGMMDLYSFDADVEGLDRSYQAMFEAYTRVFERCGVPAIPVQADSGAIGGKDSQEFMLLTEIGEDTILLCPGCGYAANSEKADHKKFQLPPDEPRPLEEVATPGQKTIDDLVRFLEVPHWKTLKAVFYSADREPVFVAIRGDLEVNEIKLKNALKAKDLRLLGDDEVREYGLVAGSASPVGLKNMRVVADDSVLESPNLVAGANKPDVHYRNVNYGRDWQAAIVTDIALARAGDPCPRCGTGLEERRGIEMGHIFKLMTVYSEKMGARYLDAEGQSQLAVMGCYGIGTSRLLQCIVEANRDEKGIVWPASVAPYQVHLVGLGLDREDVAGKARALYDALRAAGIETLFDDRPESPGVKFNDADLLGMPLRATISPRSLERGAVEVKRRNSADVELVPYEEAAARLAAMIRGA
- a CDS encoding epoxide hydrolase — protein: MAVTPFRIEVPDAVLDDLRERLQRTRWPDQIPGSAWDYGTDRDYLRELVSYWIDGFDWRAQEAKLNQLPQYLAEVDGVRIHFVHARGNGPRPMPLLLTHGWPGSFYEMHKVIGPLSDPAAHGANPDDAFDVVVPSLPGYGFSGPTTERGFGPARMAQLLLRLMTGELGYARFAAQGGDWGSIITTTMARLFPESLAGIHLNMLSGRLAPADPESEEEKLLAERAARFAQEETGYQRIQGTKPQTLAYALNDSPAGLAAWIVEKWRAWSDCGGDVERRFTKDEILTNITIYWVTGTINSSMRLYYEAAHAASGAGPAVPTGRVEVPTAVADFPAEIYRASRRQAEAAFNLQRWTPMPRGGHFAAMEEPGLLVEDIREFFRPLRR
- a CDS encoding cyclic nucleotide-binding domain-containing protein, which codes for MATAVGKASDIGPGQVKSFSVDGKQVAVANIEGKLYAFSDICTHMGCQLSEGPTSGNVIACACHGSQFDMTSGVVVRGPAWMPLTTYTVEVVDGELRLEEVVYEEPAAQAEPAAAAAAAAPRPAASVAAAPAKAAQDPGAVLDALSRVPMFSGLGREALENLRAFTFRRSFKTGAMIVEEGRTGNGLYVVLSGRVEVVKGIPAGRPEVVAVLGPGEPFGEMALLGEWPRTASVRALEDTECLGMDRWVFMHQVRREPEMALKMLQVLAQRLAKTNERIVE
- a CDS encoding ferritin-like protein translates to MPPVRIENRAQLIYLLTEAAELEHAIMCCYLFANFTLKNDTSEGITPAQLSSIRNWRQLIREVAVQEMVHLGSVCNLLTAIGGAPQLRRPNLPTRPKAYGSTFQLALAPFGMDTLKQFIEIELPMSLLPPEAPDDSDPLAIRGLSDVFSSEREYSTQGTLYRGIEDGFQYLAQKYGEDRLFIGRPQAQTADGFFRLPGLIPVHDLDSALAAINVIVEQGEGASVDSVDSHYHKFKQIYDEYEAILLEQPDFQPARPVLPNPYAMPPSDLAGSPDINILDHPMSKDVCNLFDGCYELMVQILGRLFVHAEETEEQLQDLSRTSVRMMLEVLEPLGSTITLLPAGPSYPGMNAGPGFRLSRGAVIPTSTATARLVFNERLTELASYAGLLASEKGAPPVLRPVAATLSDLAGTFATT
- a CDS encoding enoyl-CoA hydratase-related protein — its product is MTTEPPVLYEQDGPIVTVTLNRPEVMNNFGGGLFQALGEAATRFAEDESARVMILTGRGRAFCAGADLKAIEGRIREGGQTQIAAPASGESRRRSFFTNPKFTRRTNIYKPMMAAVNGYCFAGGLEVMLTCHFAIGAESSEYGVLNRRWAVPLVDGGTYRLPQVVGLSNALYLIQTGRRIDAREAHRMGLIQEVVPDDKLMERARELASIMAEVPQSGLTGDTESVLRGLGRPIDDALALEAIIGSTVSISGEALGRFVSKSYDPVTGGRQAG
- a CDS encoding CoA transferase, with protein sequence MAGPLAGVRILDFTTLTAGGEATGYLCDLGAAVIKVEPHGGEVGRRLSRLPSGESAFFLPQNRGKRSIVIDLKQAEGRDLALRLGASCDAVVHNFRVGAIERLGLGYEDFRALKPDIIYAECSGYGPLGPDAELESVDILGQARSGAMSVTGDDYPTPAGYIITDFSAAMQLAIGLLSALVWRMRTGEGQKVQTSMLGAMVTAQGWELTHYLVTGEEPAPGGRGHHLFARGVWGVYETADGHIVLSGLDPGMLEALASELGAEGLRRFAGLEAAERARLWREVIAELRQAFRCHPTQWLYETLLRLGVRCAPAQNYSQVARDPQVIANNYIVEIDHPRLGRTRMTGNPQRFSATPIELATTAPGVGEHTREVAREAGLSEQEIAALIERKVIAGEDT
- a CDS encoding sugar phosphate isomerase/epimerase, whose product is MGVISLSTMWAQQDRFEDIEAFRKAAAAFGYTAIEVSHSTDAPRLEQLMRDGPIPLSSLHAPTPRTRLADGRWNGDANLADPDEDARRVAVEHHIRTIDYAAKAGLRFVVVHLGGVGPSMTEWERQLRRLYDAGVREGEEVEALREQCRRHRRADQERHFEAARRSLKELTEHASRYGIALGLENRYHYHEFPDPDEAEALLADYTNDVAGYWHDVGHAEVQHRLGLIDRHAWFPRLTPRTIGTHLHDVDGIGDHRAPGAGDVDWSYIAAGLPKTALRVLEIDQRQPDDMVARAPEFLRDKGVVP